One Pyrus communis chromosome 4, drPyrComm1.1, whole genome shotgun sequence genomic region harbors:
- the LOC137732276 gene encoding tobamovirus multiplication protein 2B-like isoform X2 has protein sequence MVSDQISQAVLSTSSLLHLMEQSSPSQAQLTKLPKNLLLKTSTIKNTGQLLEQMPRVISSLDAYMENGLQSVPYFNFHTFLLPGA, from the exons ATGGTATCTGATCAGATCTCTCAGGCCGTACTATCCACTTCAAGCCTCCTCCATCTCATGGAGCAATCCTCCCCTTCCCAG GCCCAACTGACAAAGCTGCCAAAGAACCTTTTGCTAAAAACATCTACAATAAAGAATACTGGACAG TTGTTGGAGCAGATGCCTCGGGTGATTTCATCCCTTGATGCATATATGGAAAACGGGTTACAAAG TGTTCCTTATTTCAACTTCCATACTTTTCTCCTCCCAGGAGCGTGA
- the LOC137732923 gene encoding uncharacterized protein, with the protein MGRNTGEIVSHASSQKAHTMIPARIVAEAISTLHGDGLELGWSGPITPTEREYVGQYVLAKYPQYAGLVEGEQFDLSRICVIKESPETMPDDKRKSPRGSLKSPRESCMQFAGSNLPDLDRTQLEPSRLLDILTKKCSFPGSFISIPEIQA; encoded by the exons ATGGGGAGGAACACTGGGGAAATTGTTTCACATGCAAGCTCTCAG AAAGCACATACTATGATTCCTGCACGCATTGTAGCCGAGGCCATATCAACCCTCCATGGCGATGGTCTAGAGCTCGGATGGTCAGGCCCTATTACACCAACAGAAAGGGAATATGTCGGACAGTATGTGTTAGCAAAGTACCCACAGTATGCTGGTCTTGTTGAAGGAGAACAGTTTGATCTCTCTAGAATTTGCGTCATCAAAGAATCTCCCGAAACCATGCCCGACGACAAGAGGAAGTCACCAAGGGGCAGCTTGAAGTCACCAAGGGAGTCCTGCATGCAATTCGCCGGAAGCAACCTTCCCGACTTGGACAGGACCCAGTTGGAGCCGTCAAGGTTGCTTGACATCCTCACCAAGAAATGCTCCTTCCCGGGAAGTTTCATCTCCATCCCTGAGATACAAGCGTGA
- the LOC137732276 gene encoding tobamovirus multiplication protein 2B-like isoform X1, translating into MVSDQISQAVLSTSSLLHLMEQSSPSQAQLTKLPKNLLLKTSTIKNTGQLLEQMPRVISSLDAYMENGLQRSVRWKMQKWANDPNCVPILLCVGHSWKETFGVLVQNGQSRLYVISTYINTL; encoded by the exons ATGGTATCTGATCAGATCTCTCAGGCCGTACTATCCACTTCAAGCCTCCTCCATCTCATGGAGCAATCCTCCCCTTCCCAG GCCCAACTGACAAAGCTGCCAAAGAACCTTTTGCTAAAAACATCTACAATAAAGAATACTGGACAG TTGTTGGAGCAGATGCCTCGGGTGATTTCATCCCTTGATGCATATATGGAAAACGGGTTACAAAG GAGCGTGAGGTGGAAAATGCAAAAGTGGGCTAACGATCCCAACTGTGTACCAATTTTGCTGTGCGTTGGCCACAGTTGGAAAGAAACATTCGGAGTTCTTGTTCAGAATGGTCAGAGTAGATTATATGTTATCTCAACGTACATAAACACGCTATAG